The nucleotide window CGAATCCCGCCGATGGCGGGCACAGGGGCCCTGCGTCCGAGCCGCAGGACAACCCCCTCAACGCGGCGCGCCAGTGGGATCCCTCACTGGCGCGCCGCGTTTTCGGTGCTCTTCCTTTCGCTGGATCCATCGGCGATCGCGAGCCGCCCGGCAGAGGCAGCATGCCAGACTGCGCCTCCGGCCACGCCGTGCGTCAGGGGGTCGTGAACGCGGCTTCCTTCACTTCGGACGAAACGGTCACGTCGCGGAACACGATCGAGATTGGGGCGCCTTCGATGGGGCGGCGTTCGGAGAGCTTCAGGGGGCCCACGTCCTTCCAGTCCTGCCACCGGGTGACCATGGTCTGCGACGGGTTCGCGCCATTGATGTACTTCCACTTGACCACCATGTGGGTCGCGGGGTCGAGGCTCACCATGTAGTGGTCCTTCGGGGTGAGGCCCACGTTGTCGAAGGACAGCTCCACGGTTTCCAGTTCCCTGCCGCTGGCGCTGTCGTGCTGCATGCCGGCCCAGCCCAGGTGCACGCCGGGGTCCTTCATCTTGTAGGGCATCAGCAGCCAGTAGGTGTCGTTGATGAACGCGCCGTGGCCGGAGGTGGCGAACTTGGTCACGGTGGTGTCCTCGGTCTGCAATTGCCCCTCGAGCCACACCTTCGCGGTCTTCGGGTCGTTCACGTCTGTGAAGAGGATCACGTACCTCTTCCCGACGGCGCGGGCCGTGCCCTCCAGGCGATAGCGGTTGGTCCAGGTGTCCCAGCAGTGACGGCGGGGCGGGCCGAGCAGGCTGTCGCCGCGGGCCTGGCCGAAGCTGAACTCGATGTAGCGGGCGGAGCGCCACGAGCCGGGCATGCCCAGGGCATGCATCGCCTGGTCCACCACGTCGAGCGCCTTCGGGTCCGAGCCCTTGGGGTCGAATTCGTGGGGGGCCGGTGCCGGGCTCGCGGGGTCGGCGGCCCGCGCGCCGGGAGTGCAGAAGGACAAGGTCACCAGCAGCAGCACGAGCATGGAGAGCATGCCCCTGGGGCGGGAACCACAGACCATCGGAGGTACCTCTCGCGGCAAGGGTTGGGGGACGGCGGGAGTCACGTGGCGGCACTACTCTTGGATGGTGCTCCCATGGCGCGGGTTCCGCAAGGCCCCCCGCGAGAGATGCCGCTACGCTTCCGTGGACGTGGAAACCAAGGCCCCGATCCCGTACCCTGCGGGCACTAGGAGGAATGCCGAATGCCCGCAACCATGAATGCCGCCGTCATGCACGGCCATGGCGGCCCGGAGGTGCTGGTGCCCGGTCGGCTGCCGGTGCCCGCCGTCGGGCCCGGCGCGGTCCGCGTGGATCTCAAGGCCGCCGCGTTGAACCGCCTCGATCTGTTCACCCGCAACGGTCACCCGTCGCTGAAGCTCAGCTTCCCCCACATCCCCGGCGCCGACGGGGCCGGCGTGGTGGCGGAGGTGGGGGCGGACGTGGCGGGGATCTCGGTGGGGCAGCGCGTGGTGGTCTCTCCGGGGCTCTCGTGCGGCGCGTGCCTGGACTGCCTCTCCGGGCGTGACAACCTGTGCCGCCGCTACTCGGTGCTGGGCAACCGCCACCCGGGCACGTACTGCGAGAGCCTTGTGCTGCCCGCGGCCAACGTGCTGCCGCTGCCCGATCGCATGAGCTTCGCCGAGGGCGCGGCCGCGGGGCTGGTGTTCCTCACCGCGTGGCACATGCTGGTGGGCCGCGCCAGGGTGCGTGTGGGCGAGACGGTGCTGGTGCAGGCCGCCGGCTCGGGCGTGGGCATGGCCGCCATCCAGATCGCGAAGCTCTTCCGCTGCCGCGTGCTCACCACGGTCAGCTCGCCGGAGAAGGCCGCGCGCGCCCGCGAGCTGGGCGCGGACGAGTGCATCGACTACCGGGCCGCGGACTTCCGCGAGGAAGTGATGCGCCTGACGGCCAAGGCCGGTGTGGACGTGGTGATCGAGCACGTGGGTGGCGAGGTGTTCGAGAAGAGCGTGCTGAGCCTGGCGCGCAACGGCCGCCTGGTGACCTGCGGCAACACCGTGGGCCCGACGGCGGGCATCTCCACGGCACACCTGTTCACCCGGCACCTCGCGGTGCTGGGCAGCTACATGGGCAGCAAGGCGGAGCTGATCGAAGTGATGAAGTTCCTGGGCGACGGCTCGCTGCGCGCGGTGATTGACAGCGAGTTCCCGCTGGCGCGGGCGGCGGATGCGCACCGGCGGCTGGAGGGGCGGGAGGGGTTCGGGAAGGTGGTGCTGGAGATCGGGGGGTAGCCGGTGCGCGCGTCGCGGACCATTCCCCGCCTGTTCCCGCGGGCCGGCCCCGGCGAAGGGCCAGGGGAGGCGCGGCGGGAGGGGACGGAGAATCGGTGATTGGGCCGGCGGACGGACTCGTGTATAATTACGGCTCGTACTTTCCAGCGTCCGACGGGGTCCCGCGAGGGCATCCCGGCCGATTCACGGCCCCCGGTGCCCGGCCCTTGCGCCGCCCGGGCATCCCGTCCTGCATCGTGATCCAGTGACCGGGCGGTGTCATGCTTTTCAATTCCGTTCAGTTCCTCTTCTACTTCGCCATCGTCACGACCCTGTTCTTCGCCCTGCCGCACAAGGTCCGCTGGCTGCTGCTGTTCGTGGCCAGCTGCTACTTCTACATGGCCTTCGTGCCCGTCTACATCCTGATCCTGTTCTTCACCATCGCGGTGGACTATGTCGCAGGGATCGCCATCGAGGGGAGCACCGGGCGCCGGAAGAAGTGGTTCCTGATCGCCAGCATCCTGGCCAACTGCGGGGTGCTGGCCATCTTCAAGTACTACAACTTCCTCAACGCCAACCTGGACTCCCTGGCGCAGCACCTGGGGGGCCGGAACCCGATTCCGTACCTGAACATCCTCCTGCCCCTGGGGCTCTCGTTTCACACCTTCCAGGCGATGAGCTACACCATTGACGTGTACCGGGGGAAGTACCCGGCGGAGCGGCACCTCGGGATCTACGCGCTGTACGTGATGTTCTATCCGCAGCTGGTGGCCGGCCCCATCGAGCGGCCGGGGAACCTCCTGCCGCAACTGCACGCCCACCAGCATTTCGACCGCCTGCGGGTGACCCGCGGACTGCAGCTCATGGTGTGGGGAATGTTCAAGAAGGTGGTCATCGCCGACCGGCTGGCCTCGCTCGCATCCCCGGTCTTCGCCAGCCCCCGGGACTACGACGGCATCTCGCTGTGGGTGGCGGCCGCCTGTTTCTCGGTGCAGGTGTACTCCGATTTCTCCGGATACTCCGACATCGCCATCGGCGCGGGACAGGTCATGGGGATCCGGCTGATGACGAACTTCGACCGGCCGTTCCTCGCCAAGAGCCTCGCGGAATTCTGGCAGCGCTGGCACATCTCGCTGTCCACCTGGTTCCGGGACTACCTGTACTTCCCGCTGGGAGGCGGCCGGGTGCCCCTGCCCCGCTGGATGCTCAACATCGCGATCACCTTCCTGGTGAGCGGCCTGTGGCACGGGGCGCAATGGACGTTTGTCATGTTCGGCGCGTGGTTCGGGGTCTGGGTCATCATCGAGCAGCTGCTGGTGAAGTTCCTGGCGCGGGTGTGGCCGGTCGCCCTGCGCTTCCCGGAACTGCCCGGCGGCAAGCTGGCGCTGGTGGGGTTCAACTTCATGCTGGTCTCCCTTGCCGTGGTCTTCTTCGGCGCGAGGACCGCCCCGGATGCGTTCTACATGCTCGGCAGCATGTTCACCGGCGTGGGAGAGTCGCTGCGCCACATCACCACCGCGCACGAATTCAGGATGCGGGTGATGCTGGGGCAGCTGGCGCTGCCCTTCTTCTACACCATGGCCTCGGTGGCGGTGCTCTTCGCGACACACCTCATGCAGAGAAGGGGCAGTGTCCGGGAGTGGCTGGCGACCCGGCCGACAGCGTTCCGTTGGGCGGTCTACTATGCGGTGGTCCTCGCGATCCTGGTCTTCGGCAACTACAACCAGTCCCACACCTTTGTCTACTTCCAGTTCTGAGGCCGGCGAAGTCCGCGCGCTGCTGACCCGGCTGGTGGTCTTTGCCGTGCCCTTCCTGGCGTACGCGCTGGTGATGGTGCTGGTGGACCCCTACAACTTCTTCGGGCTCTCGAACCTGGTGCCACGGGTGGCCAAGCAGCGCACCGCGGAGCAGTACCACCCCGTGCTGTGGAAGATGATCGAGTTCCGCCGGGACCCGCAGGCGAACATCCTGCTGGGGGACTCCCGGATGAACGGGATCAACCCTGAAGTCATCCGCAAGGTCTCCGGGGCCCGGTATTACAACTTCGCCTTCGACGCGTGTTCGCTGGCCGAGATCGTCCGGACGTTCTGGTTCGCCGACTCGCTGGTGAAGCTGCAGAACGTCTACATCGGCCTGAACTTCGACATGTACAACCGGTATTCCGAGCTGGACCGGACGGTGGACTTCCACGCCATGGTCGGGAATCCCTTCCGGTACTTCGTCGACCCGACGGTGTTCCGGGGCTTGCGGGAGAGCGTCATGTCCGCGTGGACCGGGAAGGATCCCAAGAGCCGCTGGCCCAAGATGAGCCGCGAGGAGTTCTGGCGGCGCCAGCTCGCGATCGTCGCCGCCAAGAACTACAAGAACTTCGCCCACCCGGACGCATTCGAAAAGGACCTGGCTCGCATCGCCGAGCACTGCCGGCGCAAGGGGATCCGCCTGGTCTTCGTGAGTTTCCCCTCGCACGTGGACCTGCAGCGGCGGGTGGGAGACTTCAAGCTGGAGGGGCAGCGGGCGGCGTACCTGAGGGAGCTCCCCACGCTCGCCCCGGTCTACGACTTCGACTTCCCCAACGTGCTGTCCCGAGACAGCACCAACTACTCCGATCCCTACCACTTCAAGCCGAAGGCGATGGAGGTGCTGGTGGGAGAGGTGTGGGGCGGCCGGGCACCGGCCTACGGGAAGGTGCTGGAAACAAGATAGGGCAGGCATTCCCTGCCTGCCCCACCTCTTCGTCGCCCGGGCTGGCCGGGCGCGCCTGGTTCACCCGGCCGGACCGGGCCGATTCCTCCCGGTTACTTCGCCGCCCCCGTCGGGCTCCCCGGCGCGCTGCTCCCGCCCGCGATCGGCAGGTTCAGGTTCACCACGCGGTCGCGGATCGCCGCCAGGCGCTGCGGCACGTCGCGCCGCAGGACGTGCTTGACCACGAATCCGGGCGCGAAGAACCTGGGGCGCGCGGTGAGCCGGTAGGTGAGCAGCGTGGCGTGGCCGCCCTGGCGCGGGAACAGCTCCCAGGCGCCGTCGAACAGGTTGAAGTCGCCGTCCACCACGTGGAAGTCCAGCTTCTGGCCCTTGCGCTCCTCCACCTCCAGCACCACCCGGGCCTTCTTGCCCACGAACAGCCACGAGCCCTGTCCCACCTGCTCGATGAGCTTCACCAGGCCGTGGTCCTCCAGCAGGCGGCTCTCCAGCATGCCGGGGATGAACTCCCTCAGGTGGTCGTAGTCGGTCAGCACCGCCCACACCGCGTCGGGCCGCACCGGGATGTAGATGCTGGAGTGGACGTCGGCCTTCTCGGAGGGAACGCTCTGCAGATCCGGCGTGCCCACCGACTCGCCGACGTCGGTGGCCTCGCCGGCCTCGGCGGTGGCGTCGGCCTCGGCGCTGGCCTGCGTGGCGGCCGCCTCGGCGGCGCGCGCGGGG belongs to Candidatus Eisenbacteria bacterium and includes:
- a CDS encoding MBOAT family protein yields the protein MLFNSVQFLFYFAIVTTLFFALPHKVRWLLLFVASCYFYMAFVPVYILILFFTIAVDYVAGIAIEGSTGRRKKWFLIASILANCGVLAIFKYYNFLNANLDSLAQHLGGRNPIPYLNILLPLGLSFHTFQAMSYTIDVYRGKYPAERHLGIYALYVMFYPQLVAGPIERPGNLLPQLHAHQHFDRLRVTRGLQLMVWGMFKKVVIADRLASLASPVFASPRDYDGISLWVAAACFSVQVYSDFSGYSDIAIGAGQVMGIRLMTNFDRPFLAKSLAEFWQRWHISLSTWFRDYLYFPLGGGRVPLPRWMLNIAITFLVSGLWHGAQWTFVMFGAWFGVWVIIEQLLVKFLARVWPVALRFPELPGGKLALVGFNFMLVSLAVVFFGARTAPDAFYMLGSMFTGVGESLRHITTAHEFRMRVMLGQLALPFFYTMASVAVLFATHLMQRRGSVREWLATRPTAFRWAVYYAVVLAILVFGNYNQSHTFVYFQF
- a CDS encoding SRPBCC family protein — protein: MSHMEFLAGILRGRRIAAALCALLALLALASWNLPARAAEAAATQASAEADATAEAGEATDVGESVGTPDLQSVPSEKADVHSSIYIPVRPDAVWAVLTDYDHLREFIPGMLESRLLEDHGLVKLIEQVGQGSWLFVGKKARVVLEVEERKGQKLDFHVVDGDFNLFDGAWELFPRQGGHATLLTYRLTARPRFFAPGFVVKHVLRRDVPQRLAAIRDRVVNLNLPIAGGSSAPGSPTGAAK
- a CDS encoding zinc-binding dehydrogenase, giving the protein MNAAVMHGHGGPEVLVPGRLPVPAVGPGAVRVDLKAAALNRLDLFTRNGHPSLKLSFPHIPGADGAGVVAEVGADVAGISVGQRVVVSPGLSCGACLDCLSGRDNLCRRYSVLGNRHPGTYCESLVLPAANVLPLPDRMSFAEGAAAGLVFLTAWHMLVGRARVRVGETVLVQAAGSGVGMAAIQIAKLFRCRVLTTVSSPEKAARARELGADECIDYRAADFREEVMRLTAKAGVDVVIEHVGGEVFEKSVLSLARNGRLVTCGNTVGPTAGISTAHLFTRHLAVLGSYMGSKAELIEVMKFLGDGSLRAVIDSEFPLARAADAHRRLEGREGFGKVVLEIGG